One genomic segment of Dromaius novaehollandiae isolate bDroNov1 chromosome 12, bDroNov1.hap1, whole genome shotgun sequence includes these proteins:
- the LOC135329653 gene encoding PHD finger protein 7-like isoform X1: MKRKAPDSSEKACMLCRRADVSAEVCGPTHREQGLCVHEFCLYLASGLEQRRTEREGICGFLPADIKKTIKAAARKSCFACGEHGAAIDCQGKDCSRSFHLPCASSNGCVTQFFKAYRSFCSEHRPEQAVPVRPDEETTCIICMERVDEKLSFGTLVCPACRGAWFHRGCIQGQASRAGRECFRCPQCKNKRKFLPEMLKMGIYVLFRPPAWEETGQYEELYERHSQCDAGQCLYREGRQQAQESGPWELLLCSSCASRGTHRHCSAVGAAVEAWECDGCAGIGPAPSALPEPSAPSTSSKPGAETSSSPAAPASAELDLASSSTSSKPGAEASSSSAAPASSKPDLASSITSTSSQDESEASSSSATPATSESDLVSSRAGSQEESGSSPGSPAPESSPQAGRPGPE; encoded by the exons atgaagaggaaggcgcCTGACTCCAGCGAGAAGG CGTGCATGCTGTGCCGCCGGGCGGATGTCAGCGCTGAGGTCTGCGGGCCGacgcacagggagcaggggctgtGCGTCCACGAGTTCTGCCTG tatcTCGCCAGCGGGCTGGAGCAGCGCAGGACCGAGCGGGAAGGGATCTGCGGATTCCTTCCTGCAGAcatcaaaaaaacaataaaggcGGCAGCCCGGAAG agctgctttgcttgcgGCGAGCATGGCGCTGCGATCGACTGCCAGGGGAAGGATTGCAGCCGCAGCTTCCACCTCCCCTGCGCCTCCAGCAACGGCTGCGTCACGCAGTTTTTCAAGGCCTACAG GTCCTTCTGCTCGGAGCACCGCCCGGAGCAGGCGGTGCCGGTACGCCCAGATGAAGAAACCACCTGCATCATTTGCATGGAGCGGGTGGACGAAAAGCTATCGTTCGGCACTCTGGTGTGCCCAGCGTGCCGAGGGGCCTGGTTTCACCGGggctgcatccag GGGCAGGCTAGCCGCGCTGGCCGGGAGTGCTTCCGGTGCCCCCAGTGCAAGAATAAGAGAAAATTCCTGCCggaaatgttaaaaatggggATCTACGTCCTATTCAG acCACCAGCCTGGGAGGAGACGGGGCAGTACGAGGAGCTCTACGAGAGGCACAGCCAGTGTGATGCCGGCCAGTGCCTCTAtcgggagggcaggcagcaggcgcaGGAAAGCGG gccgtgggagctgctcttATGCTCCTCGTGTGCATCCAGAGGGACGCATCGACACTGCTCGGCGGTGGGAGCAGCGGTGGAGGCCTGGGAATGCGATGGCTGTGCCGGCATAGGCCCCg CCCCCAGCGCACTGCCAGAGCCgtccgctcccagcaccagcagcaagccaggagcagagacgtcctccagccctgctgcccccgccAGCGCAGAGCTGGACctggccagctccagcaccagcagcaagccaggagcagaggcgtcctccagctctgctgcccctgccagctCAAAGCCCGACCTGGCCAGCTCcatcaccagcaccagcagccaggatgaaTCCGAGGCATCCTCCAGCTCGGCTACACCCGCGACCTCGGAGTCAGACCTGGTCAGCTCccgagccggcagccaggaggaaTCAGGGTCATCTCCTGGCTCCCCGGCTCCcgagagcagcccccaggcaggacGGCCAGGGCCAGAGTGA
- the LOC135329653 gene encoding PHD finger protein 7-like isoform X2, translated as MKRKAPDSSEKGEGVVPVAMAPCVPLPGAVTRKGRDRARASGESCGDASPAWRGAHRWARLLSPLQRACCAAGRMSALRSAGRRTGSRGCASTSSAWSFCSEHRPEQAVPVRPDEETTCIICMERVDEKLSFGTLVCPACRGAWFHRGCIQGQASRAGRECFRCPQCKNKRKFLPEMLKMGIYVLFRPPAWEETGQYEELYERHSQCDAGQCLYREGRQQAQESGPWELLLCSSCASRGTHRHCSAVGAAVEAWECDGCAGIGPAPSALPEPSAPSTSSKPGAETSSSPAAPASAELDLASSSTSSKPGAEASSSSAAPASSKPDLASSITSTSSQDESEASSSSATPATSESDLVSSRAGSQEESGSSPGSPAPESSPQAGRPGPE; from the exons atgaagaggaaggcgcCTGACTCCAGCGAGAAGGGTGAGGGCGTCGTGCCCGTCGCCATGGCTCCCTGTGTCCCGCTGCCTGGCGCGGTCACCCGGAAAGGCCGGGACCGAGCCAGGGCCTCGGGGGAATCTTGCGGAGATGCTTCCCCGGCCTGGCGGGGTGCTCACCGGTGGGCGCGTCTGCTCTCGCCCCTCCAGCGTGCATGCTGTGCCGCCGGGCGGATGTCAGCGCTGAGGTCTGCGGGCCGacgcacagggagcaggggctgtGCGTCCACGAGTTCTGCCTG GTCCTTCTGCTCGGAGCACCGCCCGGAGCAGGCGGTGCCGGTACGCCCAGATGAAGAAACCACCTGCATCATTTGCATGGAGCGGGTGGACGAAAAGCTATCGTTCGGCACTCTGGTGTGCCCAGCGTGCCGAGGGGCCTGGTTTCACCGGggctgcatccag GGGCAGGCTAGCCGCGCTGGCCGGGAGTGCTTCCGGTGCCCCCAGTGCAAGAATAAGAGAAAATTCCTGCCggaaatgttaaaaatggggATCTACGTCCTATTCAG acCACCAGCCTGGGAGGAGACGGGGCAGTACGAGGAGCTCTACGAGAGGCACAGCCAGTGTGATGCCGGCCAGTGCCTCTAtcgggagggcaggcagcaggcgcaGGAAAGCGG gccgtgggagctgctcttATGCTCCTCGTGTGCATCCAGAGGGACGCATCGACACTGCTCGGCGGTGGGAGCAGCGGTGGAGGCCTGGGAATGCGATGGCTGTGCCGGCATAGGCCCCg CCCCCAGCGCACTGCCAGAGCCgtccgctcccagcaccagcagcaagccaggagcagagacgtcctccagccctgctgcccccgccAGCGCAGAGCTGGACctggccagctccagcaccagcagcaagccaggagcagaggcgtcctccagctctgctgcccctgccagctCAAAGCCCGACCTGGCCAGCTCcatcaccagcaccagcagccaggatgaaTCCGAGGCATCCTCCAGCTCGGCTACACCCGCGACCTCGGAGTCAGACCTGGTCAGCTCccgagccggcagccaggaggaaTCAGGGTCATCTCCTGGCTCCCCGGCTCCcgagagcagcccccaggcaggacGGCCAGGGCCAGAGTGA